One genomic window of Luteitalea pratensis includes the following:
- a CDS encoding aldo/keto reductase: MDHRLLGRTGVHVSPLCLGAMNLGGPTPEAEGIRLVHAAMDAGINLIDTADVYHDGASETVVGKALADRREKVVLATKVHGRTGPGPNDLGNSRLHIMRACEASLRRLGTDYIDLYQVHRPSPQIPIDETLGALTDLVRAGKVRYVGCSTHPAWMVMEALAASDRHGLARYVSEQPPYNLLDRRIENELVPLALRYGLALIPWAPLAQGVLAGRYQADGALPGDSRAARQPGSIYAERVTVRGIEAGARFATLAAAHGRTPGQLALLWCKDQPGVTAPIVGPRTREQLDDVLPVLEMSLSGEERAACDTINGPGGVLVNFHNTAPWMKTPIV, from the coding sequence ATGGACCATCGCCTGCTCGGACGCACTGGCGTCCATGTGTCGCCGCTCTGCCTCGGCGCGATGAACCTCGGCGGCCCGACGCCTGAAGCCGAGGGCATTCGCCTCGTGCATGCGGCGATGGATGCCGGCATCAACCTGATCGACACCGCGGACGTCTATCACGACGGCGCGAGCGAGACTGTTGTCGGCAAAGCGCTCGCCGACCGGCGCGAGAAGGTGGTCCTGGCCACGAAGGTGCACGGACGCACCGGACCGGGACCGAACGACCTTGGCAACTCGCGGTTGCACATCATGCGCGCGTGCGAAGCCTCACTGCGACGCCTCGGCACCGATTACATCGACCTCTACCAGGTACACCGGCCGAGCCCGCAAATCCCGATCGACGAGACGCTCGGGGCACTGACCGATCTCGTGCGCGCCGGTAAGGTCCGCTACGTGGGCTGCTCGACGCATCCGGCGTGGATGGTGATGGAGGCGCTCGCAGCGAGCGATCGGCATGGCCTGGCGCGCTACGTGAGCGAACAACCCCCCTACAACCTCCTCGATCGCCGCATCGAAAACGAACTGGTACCGCTCGCGCTGCGCTACGGACTCGCACTGATCCCGTGGGCGCCGCTGGCGCAAGGCGTCCTCGCAGGCCGTTACCAGGCGGATGGCGCCCTGCCGGGTGACTCCAGGGCCGCGCGGCAGCCGGGCAGCATCTACGCCGAGCGCGTCACCGTGCGTGGCATCGAGGCGGGGGCGCGATTCGCGACACTGGCGGCCGCGCACGGCCGCACGCCGGGTCAGCTCGCGCTGCTCTGGTGCAAGGATCAGCCCGGCGTCACCGCGCCGATCGTCGGACCCCGCACGCGCGAACAACTCGACGACGTGCTGCCGGTACTGGAGATGTCACTGAGCGGCGAGGAACGCGCAGCGTGCGACACCATCAACGGCCCCGGCGGGGTGCTTGTGAACTTCCACAACACCGCGCCCTGGATGAAGACGCCGATCGTGTAG